A single genomic interval of Daucus carota subsp. sativus chromosome 1, DH1 v3.0, whole genome shotgun sequence harbors:
- the LOC108196371 gene encoding probable protein phosphatase 2C 72 isoform X2: MGTCISTASSGIYDIEHGPENVVYYQETGKTGDGIDRNGSLHSQQGSKGLNQDCGIIYQGYGMEHGTFCGVFDGHGANGHVVSKLVRNRLPSLLLNQMNNIMKYDTTSYDKKDFEKWKEACVSAFRVMDKEVKLLENVDCACSGTTAVTVTKQGDDLLIANLGDSRAVLGKMVEAERIRACNGRVLALKDESHVQRVWLPHEDSPGLAMSRAFGDFMLKNHGVISTPEVTCHRLTFSDQFLVLATDGVWDVLSNNEVVSIIWAAKSEDAAKAVVDAATAAWEHKYPTSRRDDCTVICLFFHSLHHNTESQTQPS, translated from the exons ATGGGGACCTGCATATCCACTGCATCTTCTGGGATCTATGATATTGAGCATGGCCCTGAGAATGTTGTGTATTATCAAGAAACAGGTAAAACAGGTGATGGAATTGATAGAAATGGTTCTCTGCATTCTCAGCAAGGGAGTAAAGGGCTAAATCAAGATTGTGGGATCATTTACCAG GGCTATGGAATGGAACATGGAACTTTCTGTGGAGTCTTTGATGGGCATGGAGCAAATGGTCATGTGGTCAGCAAATTGGTACGAAATCGCTTGCCTTCGTTGCTCTTGAATCAGAtgaacaatataatgaaatacgATACAACATCGTACGACAAGAAAGACTTTGAGAAGTGGAAAGAGGCTTGTGTTAGTGCATTCAGAGTGATGGACAAAGAGGTTAAGCTTCTGGAGAATGTAGATTGTGCTTGCAGTGGTACCACTGCTGTCACAGTTACGAAACAG GGTGATGATCTTCTTATAGCTAATCTAGGCGATTCACGAGCAGTTTTGGGGAAGATGG TGGAAGCAGAGAGAATTAGAGCGTGCAATGGTCGTGTGCTTGCACTTAAAGATGAATCACACGTTCAACGAGTATGGTTGCCTCACGAAGACTCTCCAGGCCTAGCCATGTCTCGTGCTTTTGGAGACTTCATGCTGAAAAACCATGGTGTTATTTCCACTCCTGAGGTCACCTGTCATCGCCTAACTTTCTCTGACCAGTTCCTTGTTCTCGCAACTGATGGA GTTTGGGATGTGCTGAGCAATAATGAAGTAGTATCGATTATATGGGCAGCAAAGAGCGAAGACGCGGCCAAGGCAGTAGTGGACGCAGCCACAGCTGCCTGGGAACACAAGTACCCAACTTCAAGGAGGGATGATTGCACTgttatatgtttgttttttcATAGTTTGCATCACAACACAGAGTCACAAACTCAACCTTCCTAA
- the LOC108196371 gene encoding probable protein phosphatase 2C 72 isoform X1 codes for MGTCISTASSGIYDIEHGPENVVYYQETGKTGDGIDRNGSLHSQQGSKGLNQDCGIIYQGYGMEHGTFCGVFDGHGANGHVVSKLVRNRLPSLLLNQMNNIMKYDTTSYDKKDFEKWKEACVSAFRVMDKEVKLLENVDCACSGTTAVTVTKQGDDLLIANLGDSRAVLGKMGKNGIQAVQLTTDLKPCVPLEAERIRACNGRVLALKDESHVQRVWLPHEDSPGLAMSRAFGDFMLKNHGVISTPEVTCHRLTFSDQFLVLATDGVWDVLSNNEVVSIIWAAKSEDAAKAVVDAATAAWEHKYPTSRRDDCTVICLFFHSLHHNTESQTQPS; via the exons ATGGGGACCTGCATATCCACTGCATCTTCTGGGATCTATGATATTGAGCATGGCCCTGAGAATGTTGTGTATTATCAAGAAACAGGTAAAACAGGTGATGGAATTGATAGAAATGGTTCTCTGCATTCTCAGCAAGGGAGTAAAGGGCTAAATCAAGATTGTGGGATCATTTACCAG GGCTATGGAATGGAACATGGAACTTTCTGTGGAGTCTTTGATGGGCATGGAGCAAATGGTCATGTGGTCAGCAAATTGGTACGAAATCGCTTGCCTTCGTTGCTCTTGAATCAGAtgaacaatataatgaaatacgATACAACATCGTACGACAAGAAAGACTTTGAGAAGTGGAAAGAGGCTTGTGTTAGTGCATTCAGAGTGATGGACAAAGAGGTTAAGCTTCTGGAGAATGTAGATTGTGCTTGCAGTGGTACCACTGCTGTCACAGTTACGAAACAG GGTGATGATCTTCTTATAGCTAATCTAGGCGATTCACGAGCAGTTTTGGGGAAGATGGGTAAAAATGGAATCCAGGCTGTTCAGCTAACCACTGACTTAAAGCCATGCGTTCCCT TGGAAGCAGAGAGAATTAGAGCGTGCAATGGTCGTGTGCTTGCACTTAAAGATGAATCACACGTTCAACGAGTATGGTTGCCTCACGAAGACTCTCCAGGCCTAGCCATGTCTCGTGCTTTTGGAGACTTCATGCTGAAAAACCATGGTGTTATTTCCACTCCTGAGGTCACCTGTCATCGCCTAACTTTCTCTGACCAGTTCCTTGTTCTCGCAACTGATGGA GTTTGGGATGTGCTGAGCAATAATGAAGTAGTATCGATTATATGGGCAGCAAAGAGCGAAGACGCGGCCAAGGCAGTAGTGGACGCAGCCACAGCTGCCTGGGAACACAAGTACCCAACTTCAAGGAGGGATGATTGCACTgttatatgtttgttttttcATAGTTTGCATCACAACACAGAGTCACAAACTCAACCTTCCTAA
- the LOC108209512 gene encoding serine hydroxymethyltransferase 3, chloroplastic encodes MQGSAVMGSVQQPIWVKGSSVFHPKGSAAVVGFPHQARLSVLKPCRCSSQLQASLVTGRPPSSASVPVPDMGGDMINFQDNPLNEVDPEVRSLIDNEKQRQFRSLELIASENFTYRAVMEAVGSCLTNKYSEGLPGKRYYGGNEYIDELEILCQERALAAFHLDGEKWGVNVQPLSGSPANFEVYTAILKPHDRLMGLDLPHGGHLSHGFMTPKRRVSGTSVYFESMPYRLNESTGLVDYDMLEKTANIFRPKLIIAGASAYPRDFDYPRMRKIADAVGAFLMMDMAHISGLVAASVVADPFEYCDIVTTTTHKSLRGPRGGMIFFKKDPVLGVDLESAINNAVFPGLQGGPHNHTIGGLAVCLKYAQTPEFKAYQKQVVSNCRSLASKLISQGYELVSDGSDNHLVLVNLRPFNVNGAQVEKILDMASITLNKNSVPGDKSAIVPGGIRVGTPAMTTRGFTEKDFMLVADFIHEGVKITQEAKKLFSTPKLQDFLKFITSPDFPLRDQVLDLKTRVEGFATQFPLPGV; translated from the exons ATGCAAGGAAGTGCAGTGATGGGTTCTGTTCAGCAGCCCATTTGGGTTAAAGGGTCATCAGTTTTTCATCCGAAAGGCTCTGCTGCTGTTGTTGGATTTCCACATCAGGCTAGATTAAGTGTTTTGAAGCCGTGTAGATGTTCGTCTCAGCTCCAAGCTAGCTTGGTCACTGGGAGGCCACCCTCTTCTGCTTCTGTTCCTGTACCTGATATGGGAG GTGATATGATAAACTTTCAAGACAACCCACTGAATGAAGTTGATCCGGAAGTTCGGTCCCTTATCGACAATGAAAAACAACGGCAGTTCCGAAGCTTAGAGCTTATTGCCTCGGAGAACTTTACATACCGAGCAGTGATGGAAGCCGTTGGTTCATGTCTCACAAATAAGTATTCTGAAGGACTACCAGGCAAGAG GTATTATGGAGGAAATGAGTACATCGATGAACTTGAAATTCTTTGTCAAGAGAGGGCTCTGGCTGCATTTCACCTAGATGGGGAGAAGTGGGGCGTAAATGTTCAGCCATTATCGGGTTCCCCAGCAAATTTTGAAGTTTACACTGCTATTCTTAAGCCACATGATCGCCTAATG GGGCTGGACTTGCCCCATGGGGGACACTTGTCCCATGGGTTCATGACTCCTAAGAGACGTGTATCAGGAACATCAGTTTATTTTGAATCTATGCCTTATCGGCTCAATGAATCAACAG GTCTTGTTGATTATGACATGCTAGAGAAAACAGCTAATATCTTTAGGCCAAAGCTAATTATTGCTGGTGCCAGTGCTTATCCTCGAGATTTTGACTATCCTCGTATGAGAAAG ATTGCAGACGCTGTTGGTGCTTTTCTTATGATGGATATGGCTCACATAAGTGGACTTGTTGCTGCTTCAGTTGTTGCTGATCCATTTGAGTATTGCGATATTGTAACGACGACTACCCATAAG TCTTTAAGAGGCCCCAGAGGCGGTATGATTTTCTTCAAAAAGGACCCTGTTCTTGGTGTTGATTTAGAATCTGCTATCAACAATGCTGTTTTCCCAGGTTTACAG GGTGGTCCTCATAACCACACAATTGGGGGACTTGCAGTCTGCCTGAAGTATGCGCAGACTCCAGAATTCAAGGCTTACCAGAAGCAG gtGGTTTCTAACTGTAGAAGTCTTGCTTCTAAACTGATCAGTCAAGGATATGAACTGGTATCTGACGGGAGTGATAATCATTTGGTCCTTGTGAATCTCCGGCCATTT AATGTCAATGGTGCTCAGGTAGAAAAAATTCTTGACATGGCTTCCATCACGCTCAATAAAAATTCAGTCCCGG GTGATAAAAGTGCAATAGTTCCAGGGGGCATCCGTGTTGGAACTCCAGCCATGACTACGAGAGGTTTCACAGAGAAAGATTTCATGTTGGTCGCAGACTTTATACACGAGGGGGTGAAAATCACCCAAGAAGCCAAGAAGTTGTTTTCGACTCCAAAACTTCAAGATTTTCTCAAGTTCATAACATCTCCAGATTTCCCATTAAGGGATCAGGTACTGGACCTGAAAACGAGGGTTGAAGGTTTCGCAACCCAGTTTCCATTACCTGGTGTATGA
- the LOC108211272 gene encoding ferrochelatase-1, chloroplastic/mitochondrial, which translates to MDAITNSQILLQLRTFPCSNVSHLNHQSSLSGTRFTCLTPERNRLYQGVCVSKVSTLNGHVLLYPGSSNKRRSSTLGGLGLNGSITGNSLVGKICSSAGSCTYPDSSIESHSHIAEEKIGVLLLNLGGPDTLQDVQPFLFNLFADPDIIRLPRLFQFLQRPLAQLISIVRAPKSQEGYAAIGGGSPLRKITDEQAKALKKELEAKEVPVDVYVAMRYWHPYTEEAIQQIKRDGISKLVVLPLYPQYSISTTGSSIRVLELMFREDPILSRLPVAIIKSWYQREGYVKSMADLIGKELNSFFQPEEVMIFFSAHGVPVTYVEDAGDPYRDQMEECIYLIMQELKSRGVNNNYTLAYQSRVGPVQWLKPYTDEVLVKLGQNGVKSLLAVPVSFVSEHIETLEEIDMEYKELALESGIENWGRVPALGCTSSFITDLADAVIEALPAATAISTASTSMDDELDPLEYATKLFFGSILAFFLLLSPKMISVIRGQIF; encoded by the exons ATGGACGCAATTACAAACTCGCAGATACTCCTACAGCTGAGAACCTTTCCCTGCTCTAATGTCTCACATTTGAATCACCAATCATCACT GTCTGGCACTCGGTTTACGTGTCTCACGCCTGAACGCAACCGTTTGTACCAAGGAGTGTGTGTTTCCAAAGTGTCTACATTGAATGGACATGTTCTTTTATATCCCGGATCATCTAATAAAAGGAGAAGCAGCACTCTTGGAGGATTAGGACTTAATGGTTCGATTACGGGGAACAGTTTAGTGGGGAAAATATGTTCATCTGCAGGATCGTGCACATATCCAGATAGTTCTATTGAATCTCATTCGCATATTGCAGAGGAGAAAATTGGAGTTCTGTTGCTGAATTTAGGCGGGCCGGATACGCTTCAGGATGTTCAGCCCTTTTTGTTCAATTTGTTTGCTGATCCG GATATCATTCGCCTTCCCAGGTTGTTCCAGTTCCTCCAGCGGCCATTGGCACAGCTTATTTCTATAGTTAGGGCTCCTAAATCTCAAGAAGGGTATGCTGCCATTGGAGGTGGTTCGCCGTTGAGGAAGATAACAGATGAGCAG GCGAAAGCTCTGAAAAAGGAACTAGAAGCAAAGGAGGTCCCTGTAGATGTCTATGTTGCCATGCGTTACTGGCATCCTTATACCGAGGAAGCTATTCAGCAG ATCAAAAGGGATGGTATTTCAAAACTTGTAGTGCTGCCACTTTATCCTCAGTATTCTATATCTACAACTGGGTCAAGCATCCGTGTCCTGGAACTTATGTTCAG GGAAGACCCAATCTTGTCAAGACTGCCGGTTGCTATTATAAAATCCTGGTATCAGCGAGAAGGATATGTCAAGTCTATGGCTGACTTGATTGGGAAAGAGTTAAATAGTTTCTTCCAACCTGAAGAG GTAATGATATTCTTCAGTGCACATGGTGTGCCGGTCACTTATGTTGAGGATGCTGGTGATCCTTACAGAGACCAGATGGAGGAATGCATTTACCTAATAATGCAAGAACTGAAATCAAGAGGAGTCAACAACAATTATACTTTGGCATATCAG AGCCGAGTCGGTCCTGTTCAATGGTTGAAGCCCTACACCGATGAAGTTCTTGTTAAGCTTGGTCAAAATGGTGTGAAAAGTCTCCTGGCTGTTCCAGTAAG CTTTGTGAGTGAACACATAGAGACTCTTGAAGAGATTGATATGGAGTATAAGGAGTTGGCCCTTGAGTCTGGTATTGAAAACTGGGGTCGTGTCCCTGCTCTTGGGTGCACTTCATCCTTCATCACAGACCTGGCAGATGCAGTTATCGAAGCCTTGCCTGCTGCAACAGCAATCTCGACCGCAAGTACATCCATGGATGATGAACTCGACCCTCTGGAATATGCTACCAAATTGTTTTTTGGTTCAATCCTAGCATTCTTCTTGCTCTTATCACCCAAAATGATATCAGTAATCAGGGGTCAAATATTCTGA